In the genome of Haloarcula sp. CBA1129, one region contains:
- a CDS encoding cbb3-type cytochrome c oxidase subunit I has translation MAGLLVGIAGILARIEDWRSYTIAIGGGHGAHERTHAEKPSGILRWLTTVDHKDIGLLYGVFAVVAFAWGGIAVVLMRFELMYPAEDFLSTNAYNGLLTTHGITMLFLFGTPMLAAFSNYLIPLLIGADDMAFPRINAIAFWLLPPAALLIWGGVLGGPFLENIEPAQTAWTMYTPLSIEQQNPGVDLMLLGLHLSGVAATMGAINFIATIFTERSEDVTWATLDIFSWTVLVQSAQILFAFPLLGSALVMLLLDRNLGTTFFALDGGGPLLWQHLFWFFGHPEVYILVLPPMGLVSYILPKFCGRKLFGFKFVVYSTLALGVLSFGVWAHHMFATGMDPRLRASFMAVSIAIAIPSAVKTFNWMATMWNGALRPTAPFLFCVGFVGNFIIGGVTGVFEAAIPVDLILHDTYHVVAHFHYVIMGGIAFAVFAGIYYWFPLYTGRWYQRSLAKWHFWLTLIGTNVTFFPMVLLGYAGMPRRYATYSVTAGPVDLFTLLHQLATLGVVLLVIGQLIFVWNLVSSWLEGPLVTDGDPWDLAATEQFPREFAWFERERLPALADGGEEPSGD, from the coding sequence ATGGCGGGACTGCTCGTCGGTATCGCTGGGATACTCGCACGGATCGAAGACTGGCGGTCGTACACGATTGCGATAGGTGGCGGCCACGGGGCTCACGAACGGACCCATGCGGAGAAACCGAGCGGGATTCTCCGGTGGCTGACGACAGTCGATCACAAAGATATCGGGCTTCTCTACGGCGTGTTCGCGGTCGTCGCGTTCGCTTGGGGCGGTATCGCCGTCGTCCTGATGCGGTTCGAACTGATGTACCCCGCTGAGGACTTCCTCAGCACGAACGCGTACAACGGGCTCCTGACGACCCACGGCATCACGATGCTGTTCCTGTTTGGAACGCCTATGCTGGCGGCGTTTTCGAACTATCTGATCCCGCTGCTCATCGGGGCCGACGACATGGCCTTCCCGCGAATCAACGCCATCGCGTTCTGGCTGCTACCACCGGCCGCCCTGCTCATCTGGGGCGGCGTCCTCGGCGGGCCGTTCCTCGAAAACATCGAACCGGCACAGACCGCTTGGACGATGTACACGCCGCTGTCGATAGAACAGCAGAACCCCGGCGTGGACCTGATGCTCCTCGGCCTCCACCTCTCGGGTGTCGCGGCGACGATGGGGGCGATCAACTTCATTGCGACTATTTTCACCGAGCGAAGCGAGGACGTGACGTGGGCGACCCTTGATATCTTTTCGTGGACTGTTCTGGTCCAGTCTGCACAGATTCTGTTTGCCTTTCCACTGCTGGGCAGTGCACTGGTCATGCTCCTGCTCGACCGCAACCTCGGAACGACGTTCTTCGCGCTCGACGGCGGCGGCCCGCTGCTGTGGCAGCACCTGTTCTGGTTCTTCGGCCACCCCGAGGTGTATATTCTCGTCCTCCCGCCGATGGGGCTCGTGAGTTATATTCTGCCGAAGTTCTGCGGACGGAAGCTGTTCGGCTTCAAGTTTGTCGTCTACTCCACGCTGGCGCTTGGGGTCCTTTCCTTTGGCGTCTGGGCCCATCACATGTTCGCGACCGGAATGGACCCCCGACTTCGGGCTTCGTTCATGGCCGTTTCTATCGCTATCGCCATCCCGAGCGCGGTGAAGACGTTCAACTGGATGGCGACGATGTGGAACGGCGCGTTGCGGCCGACCGCGCCGTTCCTCTTCTGTGTCGGGTTCGTCGGGAACTTCATCATCGGCGGCGTCACCGGCGTCTTCGAGGCTGCCATTCCCGTGGACCTCATTCTCCACGACACCTACCACGTCGTTGCCCACTTCCACTACGTCATCATGGGCGGAATCGCCTTCGCCGTCTTCGCGGGCATCTACTACTGGTTCCCGCTGTACACCGGTCGGTGGTATCAGCGGTCGCTGGCGAAGTGGCACTTCTGGCTGACACTTATTGGGACCAACGTCACGTTCTTCCCGATGGTGCTGCTGGGCTACGCCGGAATGCCCCGGCGGTACGCCACGTACTCCGTGACTGCCGGCCCGGTGGACCTGTTTACGCTCCTGCACCAACTGGCGACGCTGGGCGTCGTCCTTCTGGTTATCGGCCAGCTCATCTTCGTCTGGAACCTCGTGAGCTCGTGGCTTGAGGGGCCACTGGTCACGGATGGCGACCCTTGGGACTTGGCGGCGACGGAACAGTTCCCACGAGAGTTCGCGTGGTTCGAGCGCGAGCGACTGCCGGCGCTTGCTGACGGCGGAGAAGAACCGTCCGGGGACTGA
- a CDS encoding cupin domain-containing protein, translated as MTATDFDAARAYDDDQFSAVEVFRSDRMKVVCGYFEPGQFIPVHAPASDVAIHVQSGTGLVRDGDTERAVEPGDVVVVDADTDRGVKADGDGRLEALLVTAPPPTDAEHDPVRKGLKQNEFDP; from the coding sequence ATGACGGCGACTGACTTCGACGCCGCCCGGGCGTACGACGACGACCAGTTCTCGGCGGTCGAAGTGTTCCGCAGCGACCGAATGAAAGTCGTCTGTGGCTACTTCGAGCCCGGACAGTTCATCCCGGTGCATGCGCCCGCAAGCGACGTAGCGATACACGTCCAGTCCGGGACCGGTCTGGTCCGTGACGGGGACACAGAGCGGGCGGTCGAACCGGGCGACGTGGTGGTCGTCGATGCTGACACCGACCGCGGTGTCAAAGCGGACGGAGATGGGCGGCTAGAAGCGTTACTGGTGACCGCACCGCCGCCGACCGATGCAGAACACGACCCGGTCCGGAAAGGGCTCAAGCAAAACGAGTTCGACCCGTAA
- a CDS encoding LLM class oxidoreductase — MTDVDHANAGYRRLFERDGLSFGVGFPLTGETESTPDIDAELRLANHAETVGFDALWARDVPTYWPRFGDAGGAFDPWSLLSHVAAHTESVALGTASIVLPLRHPIHVAKSAATIDRLSNGRLVLGVASGDRDPEYPAFGVEPENRGQLVRESVDALRALWHEEYPSLDGSWGRLDGELDVLPKPTTDTLPLFPTGNARQSTEWIAENGDGWIFYHLPDSTLESYLDTWRSHASEKPFTIAVQVEFAGDPTAEPEPLHQGYRAGVEWFREYFRRLEDYGLAHVIVGLRAAESEAAMTTFASEIIDEL; from the coding sequence ATGACTGACGTGGACCACGCGAACGCCGGCTATCGGCGGCTGTTCGAACGGGACGGCCTCTCGTTCGGTGTCGGCTTTCCGCTCACGGGCGAAACGGAGTCGACACCGGATATCGACGCGGAACTCCGGCTCGCAAACCACGCCGAAACAGTCGGCTTCGACGCGCTCTGGGCACGGGACGTACCGACGTACTGGCCGCGGTTCGGGGACGCCGGCGGGGCCTTCGACCCGTGGTCACTGCTGTCCCACGTCGCAGCTCACACCGAGTCGGTGGCGCTTGGCACCGCAAGTATCGTTCTCCCGCTTCGCCATCCCATCCACGTAGCGAAGTCGGCTGCGACTATCGACCGGCTCTCCAACGGCCGTCTCGTGCTGGGCGTCGCCTCGGGCGACCGCGACCCGGAGTACCCGGCGTTCGGTGTCGAGCCGGAGAACCGAGGGCAGCTCGTCCGCGAAAGCGTCGACGCGCTCCGCGCGCTCTGGCACGAGGAGTACCCGTCTCTCGACGGTTCTTGGGGCCGCCTCGACGGCGAACTCGATGTCCTCCCCAAACCGACGACGGACACGCTCCCGCTTTTTCCGACTGGTAACGCGAGACAGTCGACGGAGTGGATCGCCGAGAACGGCGACGGCTGGATATTCTATCACCTCCCCGATTCGACGCTGGAATCGTATCTGGACACGTGGCGGAGCCACGCGTCGGAGAAGCCGTTCACGATTGCCGTGCAGGTCGAATTCGCCGGTGACCCGACGGCAGAGCCAGAACCGCTCCATCAGGGCTATCGGGCTGGCGTCGAGTGGTTTCGAGAGTATTTCAGGCGACTCGAAGATTACGGCCTTGCCCACGTTATCGTCGGGCTTCGGGCGGCGGAGTCGGAGGCGGCGATGACGACGTTCGCCAGTGAAATCATAGACGAGCTGTGA
- a CDS encoding NAD(P)-binding oxidoreductase — protein MEPSDVETVFVAGASGGTGRATIRLLSPRVPTVRVLTSTPSKTDDLQAAGADEVVVDDLLNPTALADALSDVDVVLSAVGSNITAVWSRDQYVDGAGTINLLDAAVDAGVEAFVMESAIGVGDEPASPLAAAFDVVIQPIQRAKAEAEAAIRDAPVRHTILRPGVLTNGPRTDTVSVAEPGAKLWGSVSRADVARLMIAAPVTPAAADRTLEVVAKPSFPKRAENIDWQLPGSGASETITVETPEDGP, from the coding sequence ATGGAACCGTCTGACGTGGAGACAGTGTTCGTCGCCGGAGCCAGCGGCGGGACCGGGCGGGCGACGATTAGACTTCTCAGTCCGCGCGTGCCGACGGTCCGAGTACTGACCAGCACGCCGTCGAAAACAGACGACCTGCAGGCGGCCGGTGCTGACGAGGTTGTCGTCGACGACTTGCTGAACCCGACCGCGCTCGCCGATGCGCTATCGGATGTCGATGTCGTCCTGAGCGCCGTCGGCTCGAACATCACGGCTGTCTGGTCCCGGGACCAGTACGTCGACGGCGCGGGGACAATCAATCTCCTCGATGCGGCTGTCGATGCCGGTGTCGAGGCGTTCGTCATGGAATCCGCTATCGGCGTCGGTGACGAGCCAGCCAGTCCGCTCGCGGCGGCCTTCGATGTCGTCATCCAGCCGATACAGCGTGCGAAAGCAGAAGCTGAGGCCGCGATTCGCGACGCCCCGGTTCGACATACGATTCTCCGTCCGGGCGTGCTCACGAACGGGCCGCGAACTGACACCGTCTCAGTCGCCGAGCCCGGAGCGAAGCTCTGGGGGAGTGTTTCGCGGGCCGACGTGGCCCGACTGATGATTGCTGCGCCTGTTACGCCGGCAGCCGCCGACCGAACGCTGGAAGTCGTAGCGAAGCCATCGTTCCCGAAGCGCGCGGAAAATATCGATTGGCAACTCCCCGGGAGTGGGGCGTCGGAAACCATCACAGTCGAAACCCCGGAAGACGGCCCGTAG
- a CDS encoding DMT family transporter, giving the protein MVPLTRTTLRSTLPARPSIPARYRDTALFVLLAVLFGGSFVAIKTGLRELPPVLFAGLRFDLAAVTLLGYIVFTRPRSTWLPRTRGDVVGIGMAALFLIALNNGLLFLGQGATTPAAASVMYGLNPILAPVFAWWLLGDRLSWLGALGIGIALSGVILIVQPSPSTFTDASAIGQLLVLGAAAAVALGSVLLQRVGPEMDSTPLTAWAMAVGAVLLHVASLLLGEPPTAVIGIGPETIASIIAVGIPSTAVAYAIYFGLIKRIGPVRANLVAYVVPIFAALMGWVLLGSSVSLWTFVGFLVVVAGFALIERVTIRMELRRLYRRFDQSSSSQQTPPCDD; this is encoded by the coding sequence GTGGTCCCACTGACCCGGACCACACTGCGGTCTACGCTTCCCGCCCGTCCCTCAATTCCGGCCCGCTACCGCGACACCGCGCTGTTCGTTCTGCTCGCTGTGTTGTTCGGTGGCTCGTTCGTCGCAATCAAAACTGGGCTCCGTGAGCTGCCACCGGTGCTGTTTGCTGGCCTCCGGTTCGACTTGGCGGCAGTGACGCTGCTCGGCTACATTGTCTTCACCCGGCCCCGGTCAACGTGGCTCCCGCGGACTCGTGGAGATGTCGTGGGTATCGGGATGGCAGCGCTGTTCCTAATCGCGCTCAACAACGGCCTGCTGTTCCTCGGCCAAGGCGCGACGACGCCCGCAGCGGCGTCCGTGATGTACGGCCTGAACCCGATACTCGCTCCCGTGTTCGCTTGGTGGCTGCTGGGCGACCGGCTCTCGTGGCTCGGCGCGCTCGGTATCGGTATCGCGCTGAGCGGCGTTATCCTCATCGTGCAGCCGTCGCCGTCGACGTTTACCGACGCGAGCGCTATCGGACAGCTACTCGTCCTCGGCGCGGCCGCGGCCGTGGCTCTGGGCAGTGTGCTCCTCCAGCGCGTCGGCCCGGAGATGGACAGCACGCCGCTGACTGCGTGGGCGATGGCTGTCGGCGCGGTGTTGCTCCACGTCGCGAGCCTGCTACTCGGGGAGCCGCCGACAGCCGTGATCGGGATCGGTCCTGAAACGATTGCGAGCATCATCGCTGTGGGAATCCCGTCGACGGCGGTCGCGTACGCTATCTACTTCGGCCTCATCAAGCGCATCGGCCCAGTTCGTGCGAATCTGGTCGCGTATGTCGTGCCGATATTCGCCGCGCTCATGGGCTGGGTGCTGCTCGGCTCGTCGGTGTCTCTGTGGACGTTCGTCGGCTTCCTCGTCGTCGTTGCGGGCTTTGCCCTCATCGAGCGCGTGACTATCCGCATGGAACTGCGCCGGCTCTATCGGCGTTTCGACCAGTCATCGTCGTCCCAGCAGACGCCACCGTGTGACGACTGA
- a CDS encoding aldo/keto reductase — MPMLGLGTWQNEDAEQCAESVQTALEAGYRHIDTAQIYDNESAVGDGIAAADVDRDDIFLATKVWISNLSHDDVIETTEESLDKLGVDSVDLLYVHWAAGEYEPEETLPAFDELVDRGLIDNVGVSNFEPHHVETAMDVLDAPVFANQVETHPFLQQSELREHAAEQDYELVAYSPLARGEVFGHDVIEAIADDHDASEAQVSLAWLREKGVTAIPKATSEAHITDNLASLDLSLTDGEIDRIDSIETVDRRVDPDWSPAAWD; from the coding sequence ATGCCGATGCTCGGTCTCGGTACGTGGCAGAATGAAGACGCAGAACAGTGCGCCGAGAGCGTCCAGACGGCGCTTGAGGCCGGCTACCGACATATCGACACTGCACAGATATACGACAATGAAAGCGCCGTCGGTGATGGTATCGCCGCGGCTGACGTTGACCGCGACGATATCTTTCTGGCGACGAAGGTGTGGATCTCGAACCTCTCGCATGACGACGTGATTGAGACGACCGAGGAGAGCCTCGACAAACTCGGCGTCGATTCGGTGGACCTGCTGTACGTCCACTGGGCGGCGGGCGAGTACGAGCCTGAAGAGACGCTCCCGGCGTTTGACGAACTCGTCGACCGCGGTCTGATCGACAACGTCGGTGTCTCGAACTTCGAACCGCACCACGTCGAAACGGCGATGGACGTGCTCGATGCACCGGTGTTCGCAAATCAGGTCGAGACGCACCCGTTCCTCCAGCAGTCGGAACTTCGCGAGCACGCGGCAGAGCAGGACTACGAACTGGTCGCGTACTCCCCGCTGGCACGCGGTGAAGTGTTCGGCCACGATGTCATCGAAGCCATCGCTGACGACCACGACGCCAGTGAGGCACAGGTCAGCCTCGCATGGCTCCGCGAGAAGGGCGTGACAGCGATCCCGAAGGCCACGAGCGAGGCCCACATCACGGACAACCTAGCAAGCCTCGACCTGTCGCTGACAGACGGCGAAATCGACCGTATCGACAGTATTGAGACGGTCGACCGACGCGTTGATCCGGACTGGTCGCCAGCCGCGTGGGACTGA
- a CDS encoding alcohol dehydrogenase, with amino-acid sequence MQAAVVPEPGADFEVVERDIPDPDPGEVRVAVDACGICHSDVFTKEGTNPVVSYPRVPGHEVAGHVDAVGDAVDAWDVGDRVGVGWHGGHCSTCEQCRQGNFLQCENGEITGLSYDGGYAEYMTAPSEALAKIPEALDAAAAAPLLCAGVTTFNALRNSDANVGDLVAVQGVGGLGHLGIQYAHAAGFETAAISRTPEKESLAKELGADHFINAADVDAGQRLQELGGADVVLATAPSSDAISSIVSGIGVDGSVVVVGVPGEPVEVSAQQLVQSRGGVEGWASGHARDSQDTLEFSSLRDIAPKIETYPLKDVNEAYGQMIDNEARFRAVLEL; translated from the coding sequence ATGCAAGCGGCAGTCGTGCCTGAGCCGGGGGCTGACTTCGAGGTCGTCGAGCGAGACATCCCCGACCCGGACCCCGGCGAGGTACGGGTCGCTGTCGACGCCTGTGGCATCTGTCACAGCGACGTGTTCACGAAGGAGGGCACCAACCCGGTCGTCTCCTATCCGCGGGTTCCCGGCCACGAGGTGGCTGGACACGTAGATGCCGTCGGCGACGCTGTCGACGCTTGGGACGTGGGTGACAGAGTTGGCGTCGGCTGGCACGGCGGTCACTGTTCGACGTGTGAGCAATGTCGACAAGGGAACTTCCTCCAGTGTGAAAACGGCGAAATCACCGGATTGAGCTACGACGGCGGGTACGCCGAGTACATGACTGCACCGTCGGAAGCCCTCGCAAAGATTCCGGAGGCGCTGGATGCGGCGGCCGCGGCACCGCTGCTCTGTGCGGGTGTGACGACGTTCAACGCGCTGCGGAACAGCGATGCGAACGTCGGGGATCTGGTCGCCGTGCAGGGCGTCGGCGGACTCGGCCACCTCGGCATCCAGTACGCTCACGCGGCCGGCTTCGAGACGGCCGCCATTTCCCGAACGCCGGAAAAAGAGTCGCTGGCGAAAGAGCTTGGAGCCGACCACTTCATCAACGCGGCGGATGTGGACGCCGGTCAGCGGCTGCAGGAGCTTGGTGGGGCCGACGTGGTGCTGGCGACAGCACCGTCCAGCGACGCCATCAGTTCCATCGTCAGCGGGATCGGTGTCGACGGTTCTGTTGTGGTTGTGGGCGTCCCCGGCGAGCCAGTAGAAGTCAGCGCACAGCAACTCGTCCAGAGCCGGGGCGGTGTCGAGGGCTGGGCCTCCGGACACGCACGCGACTCACAGGACACACTGGAGTTCAGTTCGCTCCGCGATATCGCGCCGAAAATCGAGACCTACCCGCTGAAAGACGTCAATGAGGCATATGGGCAGATGATAGACAACGAAGCGCGGTTCCGGGCCGTACTGGAGCTGTAG
- a CDS encoding metallophosphoesterase, which translates to MDGTADDRVYYVISDLHIGGDEQLEEVEFLDELLDFLSRLETTDEDVELLINGDAFGLWEFTGMSGLEKFDALEETYPSLFEQLRKTGENIQITLIPGNHDHELAAYDEYVERFAAYNVTLVQSKSITRPVGEEAIHLEHGNQQDPNNRIEDWGETNVTPLGYYYNTLVTSRAGQLSDRGRYNWLKDVQAVTPTERVPVWMLSKYFYREMNPLLRYALVPFLLLFNISAILAVLAALNLLGVWSAPVETTTSFLGQFGTVGTAIWVLLVVNASLAGLLLLVGIPLYLLRRDIKKTINRFGVFETDLTVDTRTPYKEAAREVFEEKEDVVVFCYGHTHRPSVQSVDGGLVVNSGTWLKRLHRRDGIIGLLPPVFYPSYQLCAVRITAEDGQVVVDYEEVQKPSPSPEELTLTERLLTIGRTPNPELPDRAVVETEQSVPAPEPAE; encoded by the coding sequence ATGGACGGCACCGCCGACGACCGCGTGTACTACGTCATCAGCGACCTCCACATCGGCGGCGACGAGCAGCTAGAAGAGGTGGAATTTCTCGACGAACTGCTCGATTTTCTGTCACGGCTAGAGACCACCGACGAGGACGTCGAGTTACTCATTAACGGCGACGCGTTTGGGCTGTGGGAGTTTACCGGCATGTCGGGACTGGAGAAGTTCGACGCCCTCGAAGAGACCTATCCGTCGCTGTTCGAGCAACTACGAAAGACCGGTGAGAACATCCAGATCACCCTGATACCGGGGAATCACGACCACGAACTCGCAGCCTACGACGAGTACGTAGAGCGGTTCGCGGCGTACAACGTCACGCTCGTCCAGTCGAAGTCGATTACCCGGCCGGTGGGAGAGGAGGCCATTCACCTCGAACACGGCAATCAGCAGGACCCTAACAACCGCATCGAGGACTGGGGCGAGACCAACGTGACGCCGCTTGGCTACTACTACAACACACTGGTGACGAGTCGGGCCGGCCAGCTCTCGGACCGAGGTCGGTACAACTGGCTCAAGGACGTGCAGGCTGTGACGCCGACGGAGCGGGTCCCGGTGTGGATGCTCTCGAAGTACTTTTACCGGGAGATGAATCCTCTGTTACGGTACGCGCTGGTCCCGTTCCTGTTGCTGTTCAACATCAGCGCCATCCTTGCAGTTCTGGCGGCGCTGAACCTGCTCGGCGTCTGGTCCGCGCCGGTCGAAACGACAACGTCGTTTCTGGGCCAGTTCGGCACGGTCGGGACCGCTATCTGGGTGCTGCTCGTCGTGAACGCCTCACTGGCTGGCCTCCTGTTGCTCGTGGGCATTCCGTTGTATCTTCTGCGGCGGGACATCAAGAAGACCATCAACCGCTTTGGCGTCTTCGAGACCGATCTCACGGTCGATACCCGGACACCATACAAGGAAGCCGCCCGGGAAGTATTCGAAGAGAAGGAAGACGTTGTTGTCTTCTGTTACGGCCATACGCACCGTCCGAGCGTGCAGTCGGTCGACGGCGGCTTGGTCGTCAACAGCGGGACGTGGCTCAAGCGCCTCCACCGTCGGGACGGGATCATCGGGCTCCTCCCTCCGGTGTTTTACCCGTCCTACCAGCTCTGTGCGGTGCGTATCACCGCCGAGGACGGGCAAGTGGTCGTCGACTACGAGGAAGTCCAAAAACCGAGCCCCAGTCCGGAGGAACTGACACTCACCGAACGCCTGCTGACGATCGGCCGGACACCCAACCCCGAACTCCCCGACCGTGCGGTTGTGGAAACCGAACAGTCGGTGCCCGCGCCGGAACCGGCCGAGTGA
- a CDS encoding helix-turn-helix transcriptional regulator, whose product MSNTADDGRADGSPPSTEEFTPERVLSVFQDRADQAKPLTATDVMDALGCSRKTAHNKLDVLVERGDLETRKVGARSRVWWIPFSQLVGTGTDPQQDREPPVEHSIADADLPGTGAVLDDRRAALKAAYDYLRENPDTDAGKLITEVFQDHPAGYKTADEWWDAIGPALEDLPQIDLAADHEHVWHYVGG is encoded by the coding sequence ATGAGCAATACCGCGGACGATGGTCGGGCTGACGGTTCGCCACCGTCCACGGAAGAGTTCACACCGGAGCGAGTGCTCTCGGTGTTTCAAGATCGGGCGGATCAGGCGAAGCCGTTGACGGCAACCGATGTGATGGACGCACTCGGCTGTTCCCGGAAAACGGCACACAACAAGCTCGACGTACTCGTGGAGCGAGGGGATCTGGAGACGCGAAAGGTCGGCGCGCGGAGTCGGGTTTGGTGGATCCCGTTCTCCCAGCTCGTCGGCACGGGCACGGACCCACAACAGGACCGAGAGCCACCGGTCGAGCACAGTATCGCCGACGCGGACCTGCCGGGGACGGGGGCGGTGCTCGACGACCGACGCGCGGCGCTGAAGGCTGCGTACGACTACCTCCGTGAAAACCCCGACACGGATGCCGGGAAGCTCATTACCGAGGTTTTTCAGGACCATCCGGCGGGCTATAAGACCGCTGACGAGTGGTGGGACGCTATCGGGCCTGCGCTTGAGGACCTCCCACAGATTGACTTGGCTGCCGATCATGAACACGTCTGGCACTACGTCGGTGGGTGA
- a CDS encoding Nramp family divalent metal transporter produces the protein MPEEKPTEQSDVAEDAGSETSEVYASRTEQRYPISSYTPVAYDNLEAAPESDDHPDTGTGGRFRELSLPKVPKLRHVVGPSAIMLGASLGSGETLFWPHLVASYGWGLYWLFLVAVCLHFVVNTEIQRWTLATGESVFRAFERVHPVLPLAMLLGGFVSLGWPGWAASAAQIGAQGLALGTYDLAGVEIVGWRLFGIALMVFIWVTYQVTPLMYNVVESLQLILVALSIAFTLLLFVLIGSVDVLFSVPGSLTEVGDYSPVGTIAVLVGALAYAGAGGYLNLSQSLWIREKGYGMGRYQGRIKNPFAGDDPETVHEDGFTFIPDTQNLKRWRGWWRVTQLEHLLTFLLGLLLVTTMLVVIAVSQAPGATSDAVDMWLIEIAPSVGGFTTSVIYVTLFLALFTTEYAIIESFVRNSSDIIYELYGRDAGWSLPRLFWGLLTVFCGWGILILSLPISISDPFGLLVVGAAMSGLLMWPYIVIVQLVNTVRLPEHTMPGWGRIVAMWVAAAFFGYFSVLLIGTGLATRLGLGTFTVQTAVLGSAPAGYALWAIYLLVQAYTMYRVGRAKVAADGTVTDAATAKGWFS, from the coding sequence ATGCCAGAGGAAAAGCCGACGGAACAGTCGGACGTAGCGGAAGACGCGGGGTCGGAGACATCGGAAGTGTACGCCTCTCGCACGGAGCAGCGCTATCCGATCTCCTCGTACACCCCGGTCGCATACGACAACCTCGAGGCGGCACCGGAGAGCGACGACCATCCAGACACCGGGACCGGCGGGCGGTTCAGAGAACTCTCCCTGCCGAAAGTACCGAAGCTCCGCCACGTCGTCGGTCCCAGCGCGATCATGCTCGGGGCGTCACTTGGCAGCGGTGAGACGCTGTTCTGGCCGCATCTAGTCGCCAGCTACGGGTGGGGGCTGTACTGGCTGTTCCTCGTGGCCGTCTGCCTCCACTTCGTCGTCAACACAGAGATACAGCGGTGGACACTTGCGACCGGTGAGAGCGTGTTTCGGGCGTTCGAGCGCGTACATCCGGTCCTCCCGCTGGCCATGCTACTCGGCGGGTTCGTCAGTCTCGGCTGGCCGGGGTGGGCCGCGAGCGCCGCACAGATCGGTGCGCAGGGGCTCGCACTCGGCACGTACGACCTCGCCGGCGTCGAGATCGTCGGCTGGCGACTGTTCGGTATCGCGCTCATGGTGTTCATCTGGGTCACCTATCAGGTGACGCCGCTGATGTACAACGTCGTCGAGAGCCTCCAGCTCATTCTGGTGGCACTGTCCATTGCGTTCACGCTGCTGCTGTTCGTTCTCATCGGGTCGGTCGACGTGCTATTCAGTGTCCCGGGGAGTCTGACAGAGGTTGGTGACTACTCGCCGGTCGGGACCATCGCCGTGTTGGTCGGGGCGCTGGCCTACGCCGGGGCGGGCGGCTACCTCAATCTCTCACAGAGCCTCTGGATACGCGAGAAAGGCTACGGGATGGGCCGATACCAAGGCCGGATCAAGAACCCCTTCGCCGGCGACGACCCCGAGACGGTCCACGAGGACGGGTTCACGTTCATCCCAGACACGCAAAACCTCAAACGGTGGCGGGGCTGGTGGCGCGTGACACAGCTCGAACACCTGTTGACCTTCCTGCTGGGCCTCCTCCTCGTCACGACGATGCTAGTCGTCATCGCAGTGTCACAGGCTCCGGGGGCGACGAGCGACGCGGTCGACATGTGGCTCATCGAGATCGCCCCGTCAGTCGGTGGATTCACGACGAGCGTCATCTACGTCACGCTGTTTCTGGCCCTGTTTACGACCGAATATGCGATCATCGAGTCGTTCGTCCGGAACAGCTCCGACATCATTTACGAGCTGTACGGTCGGGACGCGGGCTGGAGTCTGCCGCGGCTGTTCTGGGGGTTGCTGACCGTTTTCTGTGGCTGGGGGATTCTCATTCTTAGCCTCCCAATATCGATATCCGACCCCTTCGGGCTGCTGGTCGTGGGGGCGGCGATGTCCGGGCTGTTGATGTGGCCGTACATCGTCATCGTCCAGCTCGTCAACACAGTCCGGCTGCCGGAGCATACGATGCCGGGCTGGGGCCGCATCGTCGCGATGTGGGTCGCAGCGGCGTTTTTCGGCTATTTCAGCGTCCTCCTAATCGGGACTGGGCTGGCGACACGGCTGGGGCTGGGGACGTTTACTGTCCAGACGGCGGTGCTCGGGAGCGCACCGGCTGGGTACGCCCTCTGGGCGATCTACCTGCTCGTGCAGGCATATACGATGTATCGGGTCGGGCGTGCGAAGGTCGCGGCGGACGGAACGGTCACTGACGCCGCCACCGCGAAAGGGTGGTTCTCGTGA